Part of the Arthrobacter sp. MMS18-M83 genome is shown below.
GCTGGTCGCCGGCCCCGCATCCGATAACGCCATCCGCCGCACCTGCCCGGGGTTCTCCCCCGCGATCGCGATCGAGACGCGCACCCCGTTGGAGTGCCCGACAAGGTAATAGGGTCCGATGCCCATCTGCTCAAGCAGGCCGGTGACATCGCCGGCGAACGCCCGCACCGCGTAGCCCTGCGGGGACCAGCTGCTCTCCCCGTGACCGCGCAGGTCCGGGGCAATGACGTGGTACTTCTCGGCAAGACGGCGCGCGATCGGATCCCAGGTGTGGGCGGTGACGTTCAAACCATGCACCATCACCAGCGGCTGGTTGCCGCGCTTGCCCCACTCCAGGTAATGGATGTCCAGGCCGTTGACCCTGGCCCGGCCCTCTTGATACTCGTGCGCAGTCACAATGCTCCTCTTTGAGTTGGTCCGGGCTCAACACGCCCGGCAGACCAGCAATTCCATCCTAACTATATGTATGAATCGGATATTTGTCACCCCTTCAAACCACACCCTGCCAACACCTCGTGGCGGCAGCACGCCGGATGACGTCAAGCAGCTCGTGCAACCGCACCGCGTCGTCGAAGTCGGGGACGTCACCATCTGAGGTCCCGGCCGCTATCGCCCGGTACATCCGCCGCACGCTGGCAGCGGGCCCGGCCAGCGGATCGCCGTCAGCGCCAGGCGGTTCCTCGGGGGCCGGCAGGACAGACCGCTCCCCCGAACTGCGCGTCTCGACCAGGCTCAACCGTGCCATCTGTATCTGGCCGTCGGGGCTATCCGGCACAATCTCCAGTGTGCCCTCCGAGCCATAGACCGTCATCAGGGGCATCCCGGTCGCATGCACACCCAGAACAAACAGTCCAGACAATGTCGCCCCGCCTGCGAGCGCTCCTTGGATGGCCACCTGGTCGGCCGCGGTCTTGGTTATCCAACGATTCTCGCCTTCGATCGCCACCTTCGGCGTGGCCACGCCAACCTTCGCCAATATCCCGGCGAGCCGCCCGACCGCGAACTCCACGGCATCAAGGGTGTGCGCGGCACGCACGGTCAGCGCCGACAGCCCGTTTCGCTCATCGGCAACCCACTCCTTGCCGGGCGCCAGCACCGGCGCGCCATGACCCATGCCGGCTGACAAGACATGCACGGCCAGCACGCGGCCGACTCGGCCCCCGTCGACCAACTCGCGAAGTAGCCGAACTGCGGGTTGCTGCCGCGCCTGCAGGCCGATGATGTGGCGGACGCCGGCCAGCACCGCGTGATCCCGCAGGATCTTGGCTTGCTGGGTATTCACCCCGAGAGGCCACTCGCAGTAGACGTCCTTCCGGGCTGCCAGGGCGGCCGTGACGGACTCAAAGTGCTTTGTGACTTTCACAGCGACAGTTACGAGGCCGACGTCGGTGTCAGCCGCGAGAGCGGCGGCACTTGTATGGGCGCGTCGTGCACCAAATCGTTGGGCCGAGGCGTCCGCAGTAGCTCGTCGCGTTGTTGACACCGCGCGAAGCGCCACTCCAGGTGTCGCCAGAACGGCTGGAATGTGCGATTCCAGGGCCCATCCGCCGCTGATGCTGGCACCGACAATTCCGACACCGAGGTCGCCAGTCACGGACGGGGCGTTTCGTGACCCGACAGCTGGCCGGCCTTCAGCCCACCCATATACCAGTGACCGCTGCCCTCAACACCGAGACCATGGCTGAGGCCCTCGTTGAAATTGCGCCGGAACCCGATCGAGGCCGCGGCCTTTGCGTAGCGCAGCATCGCCACGTCTCGGCGCGCCAGATCCCTGGCAATCTCCCAGGCACGGTCCATGAGCTTCTCTGCGGGCAGTACCTCGTTGATGAACCCGATCTGCTTTCCCTCCTCGGCGCCGATCACGGACCCGGTGAGCAGCCAGTACTTGACGCGGGTGGGCCCGAGCAGTTCACCCCACACCAGGTTCACCCCGTCGCCCGGGATGGTGTCACGCAGGGGAAAGTGTGCCTTGTCGGCAAACTCGGCGTGCTCGGCAGCGAGGACGATGTCGCCCATCACGGGGATCTCGGAATGGATGAGGGCCGGGCCGTTCACGGCCCCGATGATCGGGATTTCGACGTCGTTCAGGTTCCGCAACATCCGGCGCCCCTCCCACCAGATGTAGTCCCAGCTGTGGCGGGTAAAACTCGTCACATCCAGCTCAGTGCAGTACACATCGCCGGTGCCCGTCAGGATGAGCACCTTCGTGGCATGGTTCTTGCCGACCCAATCGAAAGCCTCGGTGAGCTCAGTGTGGGCCTGGGCATCCCAGACGAAGGATCCGCCGTTTGTGTGAAACCGCATTTCGGTGACGCCATTGTCGTGAGTGA
Proteins encoded:
- a CDS encoding enoyl-CoA hydratase/isomerase family protein — its product is MTFEHPHWERISITHDNGVTEMRFHTNGGSFVWDAQAHTELTEAFDWVGKNHATKVLILTGTGDVYCTELDVTSFTRHSWDYIWWEGRRMLRNLNDVEIPIIGAVNGPALIHSEIPVMGDIVLAAEHAEFADKAHFPLRDTIPGDGVNLVWGELLGPTRVKYWLLTGSVIGAEEGKQIGFINEVLPAEKLMDRAWEIARDLARRDVAMLRYAKAAASIGFRRNFNEGLSHGLGVEGSGHWYMGGLKAGQLSGHETPRP
- a CDS encoding Gfo/Idh/MocA family protein produces the protein MTGDLGVGIVGASISGGWALESHIPAVLATPGVALRAVSTTRRATADASAQRFGARRAHTSAAALAADTDVGLVTVAVKVTKHFESVTAALAARKDVYCEWPLGVNTQQAKILRDHAVLAGVRHIIGLQARQQPAVRLLRELVDGGRVGRVLAVHVLSAGMGHGAPVLAPGKEWVADERNGLSALTVRAAHTLDAVEFAVGRLAGILAKVGVATPKVAIEGENRWITKTAADQVAIQGALAGGATLSGLFVLGVHATGMPLMTVYGSEGTLEIVPDSPDGQIQMARLSLVETRSSGERSVLPAPEEPPGADGDPLAGPAASVRRMYRAIAAGTSDGDVPDFDDAVRLHELLDVIRRAAATRCWQGVV